In a genomic window of Sulfurisphaera tokodaii str. 7:
- a CDS encoding winged helix-turn-helix domain-containing protein, with protein MSKELKGIPMYKILAYLRKKREAKTIIEISEGANIPYNTVRDNIYKLMALGAVTYADGKYIITEKGEQILNEFIKQIESLKELVNP; from the coding sequence ATGTCAAAAGAATTAAAAGGAATCCCCATGTATAAAATCCTTGCATATTTAAGAAAGAAGAGAGAAGCAAAAACGATAATTGAAATAAGCGAAGGGGCAAATATTCCATACAATACAGTTAGGGATAATATCTACAAGCTAATGGCGTTAGGGGCAGTAACGTATGCTGATGGGAAATACATAATAACAGAGAAAGGCGAACAAATTCTCAACGAGTTCATAAAACAAATTGAAAGTTTGAAGGAGCTGGTGAATCCATAA
- a CDS encoding helix-turn-helix domain-containing protein translates to MTDKKPFALSEVAQRVLIVLGRENRGLTVRELVEKTDTNSGSIKRALEELAKLNLIKEEKENVFPYRRLISLTEVGREVAKRVIEIEELVKKVQSNG, encoded by the coding sequence ATGACAGATAAAAAGCCGTTTGCTTTAAGTGAGGTTGCCCAAAGGGTTTTGATAGTCCTCGGAAGGGAAAATAGGGGTCTAACTGTTAGAGAGTTAGTTGAAAAAACAGATACTAACAGTGGTAGTATCAAGAGAGCGTTGGAAGAACTTGCCAAACTTAACCTAATAAAGGAGGAAAAAGAAAACGTGTTTCCATATAGGAGGTTAATCAGTCTAACGGAGGTCGGAAGGGAAGTGGCTAAAAGAGTTATAGAAATAGAGGAATTAGTTAAGAAAGTGCAGTCAAATGGCTGA
- a CDS encoding type II toxin-antitoxin system RelE family toxin: MAEEWKLVFHIKIKRLPREFQSDELERIEEALDKLSKMELNELDIKKLEGWNDNENRDIFRIRVGRDIRILVSFDNEKKQIHIWRIARRESVYDE; encoded by the coding sequence ATGGCTGAAGAGTGGAAATTAGTATTCCATATCAAAATTAAGAGACTACCCAGGGAGTTCCAGAGTGATGAATTAGAGAGGATAGAAGAGGCTTTAGACAAGCTAAGTAAAATGGAATTAAATGAGCTTGATATAAAGAAACTGGAGGGTTGGAATGATAATGAAAACAGAGATATATTTAGGATAAGAGTAGGAAGGGATATAAGAATTCTTGTCTCTTTCGATAACGAGAAAAAGCAAATTCATATATGGAGGATTGCTAGGAGGGAGTCTGTTTACGATGAATAA
- a CDS encoding DUF1286 domain-containing protein, with protein sequence MKLKTHYVFSLGVISLVLVFLSNNFFVSFFVAAYSSILGNSLIDKIGHRELLTGRGYIPVRSPLTHTYPRSVLWGLLPTIPLIFLIHYMYGYYALIEVLVSGVIVGPTHMFLDMFTEAGVYVKKRGRWRRFALAHYRYDNPVVNGLAIFAGFMLLLIAYYITNSYYYF encoded by the coding sequence ATGAAACTTAAGACACACTATGTTTTCTCGCTTGGTGTTATATCATTAGTTTTGGTTTTTCTTTCTAACAATTTTTTCGTGAGTTTTTTCGTAGCTGCGTATTCTTCTATTTTGGGTAATTCTCTGATTGATAAGATAGGGCATAGGGAGTTGTTGACCGGAAGGGGTTATATACCGGTTAGGTCTCCTTTAACCCATACTTATCCTAGGAGTGTATTATGGGGATTATTACCAACAATTCCCTTAATCTTCCTCATACACTATATGTACGGTTATTATGCTTTAATTGAAGTATTGGTCTCCGGAGTGATAGTAGGTCCTACTCATATGTTTCTGGATATGTTTACTGAAGCTGGGGTTTATGTGAAGAAGAGGGGGAGGTGGAGGAGGTTCGCATTAGCCCACTATAGGTATGATAACCCAGTAGTAAATGGTTTAGCAATCTTTGCCGGATTTATGCTTCTGTTAATCGCATATTACATTACTAATTCCTATTATTATTTCTAA
- the coaBC gene encoding bifunctional phosphopantothenoylcysteine decarboxylase/phosphopantothenate--cysteine ligase CoaBC — protein sequence MVIHPSKKIIGEISSELLNKKILVGVTGSVSIYKTIDLVRSLMRLGAEVQVIMSKDASKLVSPTMFEWATGNPVITKISGGIEHVTLAEDYDAYVVAPATANTISKIVNGIADTPITVTALNFIGLKKPLILVPAMHLPMYFTPQMINNINKLNEIGVIVVEPFLVRDVAHYPDIEYLSNYISTLLLRGKDLEGLKIVVTAGPTREHLDPVRFISNPSSGTMGVAIANEAYFRGADVVLVHGPLSTHIKPYVKKKVQVETTDEMANEVKKFVETGYNIVILAGAPADYKFKNIASSKIDSHTETPTVELEKTVKISSIIRKYNVFLVGFAAETVKDDNELIEKGKIKKERHGFDLLIANNASRKDIAFSSDFNEVIVIGNNFIKKINKNYKTVIAREILDIVKQEYKVQKHG from the coding sequence ATGGTTATTCATCCCTCGAAGAAAATTATAGGCGAGATCTCATCAGAACTTTTGAATAAGAAAATTTTAGTAGGAGTCACAGGTAGTGTATCCATTTATAAGACTATTGACTTAGTGAGAAGCTTAATGAGGTTAGGTGCAGAAGTCCAAGTTATTATGAGTAAAGACGCTTCAAAATTAGTCTCTCCTACAATGTTTGAATGGGCAACTGGTAATCCAGTGATAACAAAAATTTCTGGCGGGATAGAACATGTTACATTAGCTGAAGATTATGACGCATATGTTGTAGCACCAGCTACAGCAAATACTATAAGCAAAATTGTTAATGGAATTGCAGATACTCCAATAACAGTTACTGCTCTTAATTTTATTGGTCTAAAAAAACCTCTAATCTTAGTTCCAGCGATGCATTTACCAATGTATTTTACACCTCAAATGATAAATAATATAAATAAACTAAATGAGATAGGAGTAATTGTTGTAGAACCTTTTCTTGTAAGAGATGTTGCTCATTATCCAGATATAGAATATTTATCAAATTATATTTCAACCTTACTTCTTAGGGGTAAGGATTTAGAAGGATTGAAAATTGTCGTTACAGCTGGCCCTACAAGAGAGCATTTAGACCCAGTGAGATTTATTTCAAATCCTAGTAGTGGGACTATGGGAGTTGCAATAGCAAACGAGGCATATTTTAGAGGTGCTGATGTTGTTTTAGTTCATGGTCCTTTAAGTACTCATATAAAGCCTTATGTTAAAAAGAAAGTTCAGGTAGAAACAACTGATGAAATGGCTAATGAAGTGAAGAAATTTGTAGAAACTGGATATAATATTGTGATTTTAGCTGGAGCACCAGCAGATTATAAGTTTAAAAACATTGCTTCTTCAAAGATTGATAGTCATACAGAAACTCCTACAGTAGAACTTGAAAAAACAGTAAAGATCTCAAGTATAATAAGGAAATATAATGTTTTCTTAGTAGGTTTTGCTGCAGAGACTGTAAAAGATGACAATGAATTAATAGAAAAAGGTAAAATAAAGAAGGAGAGGCATGGCTTTGATTTGCTAATAGCGAATAATGCTTCTAGAAAAGATATAGCATTTTCATCAGATTTTAATGAAGTTATAGTAATCGGAAACAATTTTATAAAGAAAATAAATAAAAATTATAAAACAGTTATAGCTAGAGAAATACTTGACATAGTTAAGCAAGAGTATAAGGTTCAAAAACATGGGTAA
- the rimI gene encoding ribosomal protein S18-alanine N-acetyltransferase, whose amino-acid sequence MEFAEAKKGKEYRIRNARLTDVDQIIKINRLALPENYPYYFFVEHLKEYEAAFFVAEVDGEVVGYIMPRIEWGFSNLKQLPTLVKKGHVVSIAVLEQYRRLGIGTALLQASMKAMKEVYNAEEVYLEVRVSNSPAINLYKKLGFKEVKVLRHYYADGEDAYLMAAPL is encoded by the coding sequence ATGGAGTTTGCTGAAGCAAAAAAGGGAAAAGAATATAGAATAAGAAATGCAAGGTTAACAGATGTAGATCAAATAATAAAAATTAATAGATTAGCTTTGCCTGAAAATTATCCCTATTATTTCTTTGTAGAACACCTAAAGGAGTATGAAGCGGCATTCTTTGTCGCAGAAGTTGATGGAGAGGTGGTAGGTTATATAATGCCTAGAATAGAATGGGGATTTAGTAATCTGAAACAATTACCAACATTAGTTAAAAAAGGGCATGTTGTATCTATAGCAGTTCTAGAGCAATATAGAAGATTAGGCATAGGCACTGCATTACTTCAAGCCTCAATGAAAGCGATGAAAGAGGTTTACAACGCAGAAGAAGTTTATCTAGAAGTTAGAGTGAGTAACTCACCAGCGATTAATTTATATAAAAAATTAGGGTTTAAAGAAGTAAAAGTATTAAGACATTATTATGCAGATGGAGAAGATGCTTACCTAATGGCTGCTCCTCTTTAA
- a CDS encoding triphosphoribosyl-dephospho-CoA synthase, giving the protein MLKATLEEYCDSISYILSKASIDEALINKPGNASRVKDITSVNFSDILYSALLMKRYYKEACKRKFDKKYESLYDLLYYAIVKSKELNINFSIFGTSMQLLPIAYSSSYSLSDTLLKASQVILSLNNKDSYFFSLALRELNLSYLGKMEVMDYRELEKYTLYDIFLKSSEIDSAVRNMVLNYRYSLEVIEEIKNKGLEEGVLYSFIKILCEVPDGLILRKYGAYTAIRVSQLACSILKNYSLKRIKDFDDFLVKNRYNPGSTADIIATGIGLYYLDEWYKKNSLGYTSTLQRGCDRFS; this is encoded by the coding sequence ATGTTAAAGGCTACATTAGAAGAATATTGTGATAGCATAAGTTATATTTTATCTAAGGCTTCTATTGATGAGGCTTTAATAAATAAGCCTGGTAATGCTTCTAGAGTTAAAGATATTACCTCTGTAAATTTTTCTGATATACTTTATTCAGCTTTACTAATGAAGAGGTATTACAAAGAAGCTTGCAAGAGAAAGTTTGATAAAAAATATGAAAGTCTTTATGATTTACTTTACTATGCTATAGTTAAAAGTAAAGAACTTAATATAAATTTCTCTATTTTTGGTACTTCAATGCAATTATTACCAATTGCTTATTCTTCTTCTTACTCATTAAGCGACACTTTACTCAAAGCTTCACAAGTTATACTTTCTTTAAATAATAAAGACTCATATTTTTTCTCTCTAGCATTACGAGAACTGAATTTATCATACTTGGGAAAGATGGAAGTTATGGATTACAGAGAATTAGAGAAGTATACGTTATATGATATTTTTTTGAAATCTTCTGAAATAGATAGTGCTGTAAGAAATATGGTTTTAAATTATAGATATTCTTTAGAAGTTATAGAAGAGATTAAAAACAAGGGATTAGAGGAAGGAGTTCTATATAGTTTTATAAAAATATTATGCGAAGTTCCAGATGGTCTAATTTTAAGAAAATACGGAGCTTATACTGCTATACGTGTCTCACAACTTGCATGTTCTATACTTAAAAATTATTCTTTGAAGAGAATAAAGGACTTTGATGATTTTTTAGTTAAAAATAGATATAATCCCGGGTCAACGGCAGATATTATAGCTACTGGTATTGGTTTATATTATCTTGATGAATGGTATAAGAAAAATAGCCTTGGTTACACAAGTACCTTGCAGAGAGGATGTGATAGATTTTCTTAA
- a CDS encoding nucleotidyltransferase, whose translation MGRDYFLDKDLIISKDNSIYVVYSNINTFGYIYAYLKYIYTGKGIWKGYERVLRYYGVHNLLKVNQEYIYEPCYDVSFPILRKSMIVKHLKPEEKMRKIIRKSENKLESLALEIYDYVNIKNIGITGSLLAGISHENSDIDFVIYGIKDTIDFLESFQGFDEDKDWISETIKNYDISLNLAKDLYDRRVRGMYKGIKYSFLFVNDKVEKYCNIVCKRIGEGEIIANIDDKFNSLFYPSVVTLSNVSIIKGSFAPQLLVSYEGIYSMLLYKSNRVYVKGMLMRCEDGEVKMIIGDRDVKGYIRRIL comes from the coding sequence ATGGGAAGAGATTATTTCCTTGATAAAGACTTAATAATTAGTAAAGACAATAGTATTTACGTTGTTTACTCTAATATTAACACTTTCGGTTATATATACGCCTATTTAAAATATATATACACTGGAAAAGGAATTTGGAAAGGGTATGAAAGAGTATTAAGATATTATGGTGTTCATAATCTACTCAAAGTTAATCAAGAGTATATATATGAGCCTTGTTATGATGTGTCTTTTCCTATATTACGAAAGTCTATGATAGTAAAGCACTTAAAACCCGAGGAAAAAATGAGAAAAATAATTAGAAAAAGTGAAAATAAATTAGAAAGTTTAGCCTTGGAAATTTATGACTACGTGAACATTAAGAATATTGGAATAACTGGAAGTTTATTAGCTGGAATTTCGCATGAAAATTCTGATATTGATTTTGTGATTTATGGCATTAAAGATACTATTGATTTTCTTGAATCATTTCAAGGCTTTGATGAAGATAAAGATTGGATATCGGAAACTATTAAGAACTATGATATCTCCTTAAATCTTGCTAAGGATCTGTATGATAGAAGAGTTAGGGGAATGTATAAGGGTATTAAATATTCCTTTCTTTTTGTGAACGATAAAGTCGAAAAATATTGTAATATTGTATGTAAAAGAATCGGAGAAGGAGAGATTATTGCTAATATTGATGATAAATTTAATTCGCTTTTCTATCCTTCTGTGGTTACTTTGTCAAATGTCTCTATAATAAAAGGTAGTTTTGCTCCTCAACTTCTAGTCTCATATGAAGGTATATATTCTATGCTTTTGTATAAGTCCAATAGGGTATACGTCAAAGGTATGCTTATGAGATGTGAGGATGGTGAAGTAAAAATGATAATAGGTGATAGAGATGTTAAAGGCTACATTAGAAGAATATTGTGA
- a CDS encoding DUF1464 family protein, whose translation MKFIGIDPGSNTFAIAEVSELGILLSYREVPTSLIPHYAISLVREIVRTRPLLVAVPSGHGLPFYKVNKITEREIFLLSLADPSKEGPLRNFLRNSIWLNNAFVLPSVIELDSVPTYRKINIIDMGTADKVASAFFYRTLYDSFVLVEVGSNFSAVIIVVDGQIIDGFGGTIIPGPTSAGFIDGEVAYLLHKYAKITKDVIYSNGNWERGKELIRMIAEWYSTKFDIPIIVSGKRKYELDFGKKFEFKFKEAAVGSAYIANAVGGGIYRKYLDMLKSSNTAISYVRLKGWEEIISLIKT comes from the coding sequence ATGAAATTTATCGGAATAGATCCAGGGAGTAATACATTTGCTATTGCCGAAGTAAGTGAATTAGGTATATTGCTATCATATAGAGAAGTTCCTACATCTTTAATTCCTCATTATGCTATTTCACTAGTTAGGGAAATAGTTAGAACTAGACCGTTATTAGTTGCAGTTCCATCTGGACATGGTTTACCTTTCTACAAAGTTAATAAGATAACAGAAAGGGAGATTTTTCTTTTGTCATTAGCAGATCCCAGTAAAGAAGGACCTTTAAGGAACTTTTTAAGGAATTCAATATGGTTAAATAATGCGTTCGTACTTCCTAGTGTTATAGAACTTGATAGCGTGCCTACCTACAGGAAAATAAACATAATAGACATGGGTACTGCAGACAAAGTAGCTTCAGCGTTTTTCTATAGGACTTTATATGATAGTTTTGTTTTAGTAGAAGTAGGAAGTAATTTTTCTGCTGTTATTATAGTTGTGGATGGACAGATTATTGATGGATTTGGTGGTACTATTATACCTGGTCCTACTTCTGCCGGTTTTATAGATGGTGAAGTCGCTTATCTTTTACACAAATATGCTAAGATAACCAAGGATGTAATATACAGTAATGGTAATTGGGAAAGAGGAAAAGAGTTAATTAGAATGATAGCTGAATGGTACTCTACTAAGTTCGACATTCCGATTATTGTTTCTGGGAAAAGAAAATATGAGCTAGATTTTGGTAAGAAGTTTGAATTTAAGTTTAAGGAAGCTGCTGTGGGCTCAGCATATATTGCTAATGCTGTTGGTGGTGGTATTTATAGGAAATACTTAGATATGTTAAAAAGCTCTAATACAGCAATATCATATGTGAGATTAAAGGGATGGGAAGAGATTATTTCCTTGATAAAGACTTAA
- a CDS encoding ABC transporter ATP-binding protein yields the protein MLCIHVSNVEKRYGSLIALNGISFDINCNEKWALLGPNGAGKSTLLKILAGLIRPDKGEVKIMDKDPSSVEIKKILGYLPEDADPFPGLSVIDNLKFVASLRNVDENKIYDLLDILDLRRYINYKASTLSRGNKQKLAIAMAILHEPNIILLDEPLNYLDIPTQETVIELLKKMNTLLVSTHILSVADKLATKVLIISNGIIRWMGDFVELKKMANGNESIEHIIARLIKGYY from the coding sequence ATGTTATGTATCCATGTAAGTAACGTAGAAAAAAGATATGGTAGTTTGATAGCATTAAATGGAATTTCCTTTGATATAAACTGTAATGAAAAATGGGCGTTGCTGGGGCCTAATGGTGCTGGTAAAAGTACTTTATTAAAAATTTTGGCTGGATTAATAAGACCAGATAAAGGAGAAGTAAAGATTATGGATAAAGATCCATCTTCAGTAGAAATAAAGAAAATTCTTGGATATCTACCGGAAGATGCTGACCCTTTTCCAGGGCTTTCTGTTATAGATAATTTGAAATTTGTAGCCTCATTAAGAAATGTTGATGAAAACAAAATATACGACCTATTAGATATATTAGATCTGCGCCGTTACATCAATTATAAAGCTTCTACATTATCTAGAGGGAATAAACAAAAATTAGCTATTGCTATGGCTATTCTGCATGAACCTAACATTATTCTACTAGATGAGCCTTTGAATTACCTTGATATTCCAACTCAAGAGACTGTAATAGAACTACTAAAGAAAATGAATACTTTACTGGTTTCAACTCATATACTTTCAGTTGCAGATAAATTAGCAACTAAAGTATTGATTATTTCAAATGGTATTATAAGATGGATGGGAGATTTCGTTGAGCTTAAGAAAATGGCTAATGGAAACGAATCTATTGAGCATATTATAGCTAGGCTAATTAAAGGATATTATTAG
- a CDS encoding GNAT family N-acetyltransferase, producing the protein MSIEELITSSLSKYDSYYALKNAKSSKILIQKYNGKEIGFAELKKYKNIGAIFYVGILPEYRGKGFGKELIKKAEEIFKRKNVDIIVASTKSDNIAAIKLFKSLDYTIFNKKYVKNKIIELLDAYEDDTIVCKELNENIECGKMIFK; encoded by the coding sequence ATGAGTATTGAAGAACTAATAACTTCTTCTCTTTCTAAATATGATAGCTATTATGCATTAAAAAATGCTAAATCCTCAAAAATTTTAATACAAAAATATAACGGAAAGGAAATAGGATTTGCGGAACTCAAAAAATATAAAAATATCGGGGCAATATTCTATGTAGGTATCTTACCAGAATACAGAGGTAAAGGCTTTGGAAAAGAATTAATAAAAAAAGCTGAAGAGATATTTAAAAGAAAAAATGTTGATATTATAGTAGCTTCAACAAAAAGTGATAATATTGCTGCAATTAAACTGTTTAAGAGTTTAGATTATACCATATTTAATAAAAAATATGTAAAGAATAAGATTATTGAGCTATTGGACGCGTATGAAGATGATACTATTGTTTGCAAAGAATTAAATGAAAACATAGAATGTGGAAAAATGATATTTAAGTAA
- a CDS encoding adenosylcobinamide amidohydrolase yields the protein MIKKVLRYSLDKQYITLSSTLYPEGISYVDNIVLVIVDKNYCNTNPWTDIMQYVNENSVAFMTASEKFIFEKYDGKIKIFLSAGIGESGEDAGCTINIGVFLDFSLNINGLVDLVRTVTEAKCGALRDLSLPYTGTASDAVAVGSLAGNEYFSGPSTELGKRIAKIVREKIKELLT from the coding sequence GTGATTAAAAAAGTACTAAGATATTCTTTAGACAAACAATACATTACTCTTTCGTCAACATTATATCCAGAAGGAATAAGTTATGTTGATAATATAGTTTTAGTGATAGTAGATAAGAATTACTGTAATACTAACCCGTGGACTGATATTATGCAATATGTAAATGAAAATAGTGTAGCTTTTATGACTGCATCAGAGAAGTTTATTTTTGAAAAATATGATGGAAAAATAAAAATTTTCCTTAGTGCTGGAATAGGCGAAAGTGGAGAAGATGCGGGTTGTACTATAAATATCGGTGTATTTTTAGACTTTAGCCTAAACATTAATGGATTAGTCGATCTGGTAAGAACTGTTACAGAAGCAAAATGTGGTGCGCTAAGAGATTTATCCCTTCCATATACTGGTACTGCAAGTGATGCAGTTGCTGTAGGTAGTCTTGCAGGCAATGAGTACTTTTCGGGTCCTTCAACAGAATTAGGAAAAAGAATAGCTAAAATTGTACGAGAAAAAATAAAGGAATTACTTACTTAA
- the rpsJ gene encoding 30S ribosomal protein S10, which translates to MPTKARIRLWSTNIENLNFVVNQIKTLAQKTGVEISGPIPLPTSRMEVPVMRLPHGEGKKKWEHWEMKIHKRIIDIASDERVMRQLMRVRVPDDVYIEIELI; encoded by the coding sequence ATGCCTACTAAGGCGAGAATTAGACTTTGGAGTACTAATATAGAGAATTTGAACTTTGTAGTGAATCAAATAAAAACTTTGGCTCAAAAAACTGGAGTAGAAATAAGCGGACCTATTCCATTACCGACTTCAAGAATGGAAGTTCCAGTAATGAGACTACCACATGGCGAAGGAAAGAAAAAATGGGAGCATTGGGAAATGAAAATACACAAAAGAATAATTGATATTGCATCTGATGAGAGAGTCATGAGACAATTAATGAGAGTAAGAGTACCAGATGATGTGTATATAGAGATAGAATTAATATAA
- the tuf gene encoding translation elongation factor EF-1 subunit alpha — MSQKPHLNLIVIGHVDHGKSTLVGRLLMDRGFLDEKTIKEAEEAAKKLGKESEKYAFLLDRLKEERERGVTINLTFMRFETKKFFFTIIDAPGHRDFVKNMITGASQADAAILVVSAKKGEYEAGMSAEGQTREHIILAKTMGINQVIVAVNKMDLTDPPYDEKRFKEIVDQVGKFMKSFGFDMNKVKFVPVVAPTGENITQRSENMKWYTGPTLEEYLDQLEIPPKPVDKPLRIPIQEVYSISGVGVVPVGRVETGVLKVGDKVVFMPVGKVGEVRSIETHHTKIEKAEPGDNIGFNVRGVEKKDIKRGDVAGSLNVPPTVADEFTAQIIVIWHPTAVSVGYTPVVHIHTASVACRITELTSKIDPKTGKEVEKNPQFLKSGDSAIVKMKPIKELVVEKFREFPALGRFAMRDMGKTVGVGVVIDVKPKKVEIK; from the coding sequence ATGTCACAAAAGCCACACCTTAATTTAATTGTTATAGGACATGTAGACCATGGTAAAAGCACCTTAGTTGGAAGACTTTTGATGGATAGAGGTTTTCTAGATGAAAAAACAATAAAAGAAGCAGAAGAAGCTGCAAAGAAACTAGGGAAAGAATCAGAAAAGTATGCCTTCTTACTAGACAGATTAAAAGAAGAAAGAGAAAGAGGTGTAACGATAAACTTAACCTTTATGAGATTCGAGACAAAGAAGTTCTTCTTTACAATTATTGACGCACCTGGTCATAGAGACTTCGTAAAGAATATGATAACTGGTGCAAGCCAAGCGGATGCTGCTATATTAGTAGTCTCAGCTAAGAAAGGTGAATATGAAGCTGGTATGAGTGCAGAAGGACAAACAAGAGAACACATAATACTAGCAAAAACAATGGGAATAAATCAAGTGATAGTAGCTGTAAATAAAATGGATCTAACTGATCCACCTTATGATGAGAAAAGATTCAAAGAAATTGTAGATCAAGTAGGTAAGTTTATGAAAAGCTTTGGATTTGATATGAACAAGGTTAAGTTTGTACCAGTAGTTGCGCCAACTGGTGAAAATATAACACAGAGATCTGAAAATATGAAATGGTATACTGGTCCAACATTAGAAGAATATTTAGATCAACTAGAGATACCGCCAAAACCAGTTGATAAGCCATTAAGGATACCAATTCAAGAAGTATACTCAATTTCTGGTGTAGGTGTAGTCCCAGTAGGTAGAGTAGAAACTGGTGTCCTTAAAGTAGGTGATAAAGTAGTATTTATGCCAGTAGGAAAGGTTGGTGAAGTTAGATCTATTGAAACTCATCATACAAAAATTGAAAAAGCGGAACCAGGTGATAATATTGGATTCAACGTTAGAGGTGTTGAAAAGAAAGATATCAAAAGAGGAGATGTTGCTGGTAGCTTAAATGTTCCACCTACTGTTGCAGACGAATTTACAGCACAAATAATAGTAATATGGCACCCAACAGCTGTAAGTGTTGGTTATACCCCAGTAGTTCATATACATACAGCTAGTGTAGCTTGTAGAATAACAGAACTCACTTCAAAGATTGATCCAAAGACCGGTAAGGAGGTTGAAAAGAACCCACAATTCCTAAAGTCTGGTGATTCAGCAATAGTAAAAATGAAGCCTATAAAAGAGTTAGTTGTAGAGAAATTCAGAGAATTCCCAGCATTAGGAAGATTTGCTATGAGAGATATGGGTAAAACAGTGGGAGTTGGAGTAGTTATTGATGTAAAACCAAAGAAGGTAGAGATTAAATAA
- a CDS encoding 30S ribosomal protein S7 gives MESFEVSSIDLKVFGKWDTKVEIRDPSLKKYIGLMPVYLPHTGGRHEHRRFGKAKLPIVERLINNVMRPGRNKGKKMLAYNIVKTAFDIIALKTGQNPIQVLVKAIENSAPREEVTRIMYGGIVYYVAVDVAPQRRVDLALRHLVMGAKEASFNNPKPIEEALAEEIIAAASNDPKSFAIRKKEEIERIALSSR, from the coding sequence ATGGAATCCTTTGAAGTTTCATCAATAGACCTCAAAGTATTTGGTAAGTGGGATACAAAAGTAGAAATTAGAGATCCTAGTCTAAAGAAATACATAGGTTTAATGCCAGTTTATTTACCCCATACAGGCGGTAGGCATGAGCATAGGAGGTTTGGAAAAGCTAAATTACCAATCGTAGAAAGACTTATCAATAATGTAATGAGACCGGGTAGAAATAAGGGAAAGAAAATGTTAGCTTATAACATAGTGAAAACTGCTTTTGATATAATAGCACTAAAAACTGGTCAAAATCCTATTCAGGTATTAGTTAAGGCTATAGAAAACTCTGCACCTAGAGAAGAAGTAACAAGAATAATGTACGGTGGTATTGTTTACTATGTTGCTGTAGATGTAGCTCCACAGAGAAGAGTAGACCTAGCTTTAAGACATCTAGTTATGGGTGCAAAAGAGGCTTCATTTAATAATCCTAAACCAATAGAAGAAGCCTTGGCTGAAGAAATAATTGCCGCAGCAAGCAATGATCCAAAAAGCTTTGCGATTAGAAAGAAAGAAGAAATTGAGAGAATTGCATTAAGCTCGAGATAA
- a CDS encoding bifunctional nuclease family protein, with protein sequence MSQDNSEELIKVEKVEAFFYPIHGIPTMVLYLEDGREFKMFQIPPEIVIALNRLQEKRDYEELLRGDKRENIYDVLAFSSEIKDQLSKIINRVIINDVNEEYGVYIATVEFKFDGVIIEKQLIPSHAVFLAIVSNRPIYVKKNLVDEQEKQERKSGEDV encoded by the coding sequence ATGAGCCAAGATAATTCAGAGGAGCTAATAAAAGTAGAAAAAGTAGAAGCGTTCTTTTACCCTATTCATGGGATTCCAACAATGGTATTATATCTAGAAGATGGAAGAGAATTTAAAATGTTTCAGATTCCACCAGAAATTGTTATAGCATTAAATAGATTACAGGAGAAAAGAGATTACGAAGAATTATTAAGAGGTGATAAGAGAGAAAATATATATGATGTGCTTGCATTCTCTTCTGAAATTAAAGATCAATTAAGCAAGATAATAAATAGAGTTATTATAAATGATGTGAACGAAGAGTATGGAGTTTATATTGCTACTGTAGAATTTAAATTTGATGGAGTAATTATAGAAAAACAATTAATTCCTAGTCATGCAGTTTTTCTTGCGATAGTATCTAATAGACCAATTTATGTAAAGAAGAACTTAGTTGATGAGCAAGAAAAACAGGAGAGAAAAAGCGGAGAAGATGTATAA